From one Flavobacterium sp. N502536 genomic stretch:
- a CDS encoding DUF2807 domain-containing protein, protein MKKNTALLLLLLVTTLTFAQRREKIKGSKIVTTSVKEVGAFDGIEADDNLEVYLERGEKNEIRIEADDNLHEIIGMDLREKVLRLYTTKESTIFKKLVVHVIYTSSLKTAIAKNEAVIYAIQELQLDDITFHSFDYAKLLLNVNSKKFSLFADDKSKTELNLKSEDATLQLSKNSSIKTLVSAIKFKCDLYQKTTAAIEGIAEKATIRLDNNSVFTGIKFTLKEANVTTEGSAVATILAENTLAIAAGDKSEISLFGNPKIDLTRFSEEAKLIKKTSPVKAKAATPLQG, encoded by the coding sequence ATGAAAAAAAATACAGCCTTACTCCTATTATTATTGGTTACTACTTTAACTTTTGCACAACGAAGAGAAAAAATAAAAGGTTCTAAAATTGTAACGACCTCCGTAAAAGAAGTTGGTGCATTTGATGGCATTGAAGCTGATGACAATTTAGAAGTATACCTGGAACGAGGTGAGAAAAACGAAATTAGAATCGAAGCCGATGACAACCTGCACGAGATCATCGGAATGGATTTAAGAGAAAAAGTACTTCGCCTGTACACCACCAAAGAGAGTACTATTTTCAAAAAACTAGTGGTTCACGTTATCTATACCAGTTCGTTAAAAACGGCAATCGCTAAAAATGAGGCTGTAATTTATGCGATTCAGGAGCTTCAGTTAGACGACATCACGTTCCACAGCTTTGATTATGCCAAATTATTATTAAACGTAAACTCTAAAAAATTCAGTTTGTTTGCAGATGACAAATCCAAAACAGAACTGAACTTAAAATCGGAAGATGCTACTTTACAGTTGAGCAAAAATTCTTCTATCAAAACATTAGTTTCTGCTATAAAATTCAAATGTGACTTATACCAAAAAACAACTGCCGCTATTGAAGGTATTGCCGAAAAAGCGACTATTCGTTTAGACAATAACTCCGTTTTTACAGGAATTAAATTTACTTTAAAAGAGGCCAATGTTACCACCGAAGGTTCTGCCGTTGCCACGATACTAGCCGAAAACACGCTGGCGATTGCAGCCGGAGACAAATCGGAGATCTCTTTATTTGGGAATCCAAAAATCGACCTTACCCGTTTTAGCGAAGAAGCCAAACTGATCAAAAAAACAAGTCCGGTAAAAGCTAAAGCCGCTACGCCGTTGCAGGGGTAG
- a CDS encoding PadR family transcriptional regulator produces the protein MNIENTKAQMRKGVLEFCILSVLKEKDAYTSEILDTLKNAKLLVVEGTVYPLLTRLKNDGLLNYRWEESTSGPPRKYYGLTEIGQTFLNELSGTWTELSDAVKLITNQNQ, from the coding sequence ATGAACATTGAAAACACAAAAGCACAGATGCGCAAAGGTGTTCTTGAGTTTTGCATCTTATCGGTACTAAAAGAAAAAGACGCATATACCTCAGAAATACTAGACACTTTAAAAAACGCAAAATTACTAGTTGTTGAGGGAACAGTTTATCCACTTTTGACTAGGCTGAAAAACGACGGTTTGCTTAATTATCGATGGGAAGAATCTACATCAGGACCACCAAGAAAATATTATGGATTAACCGAAATAGGACAAACATTTTTAAACGAACTTAGCGGTACCTGGACAGAATTGTCTGACGCCGTAAAACTAATCACCAATCAAAATCAATAA
- a CDS encoding DUF4870 domain-containing protein, which translates to METTTPLIMETTSEKNTATFTHLSTLSQYIIPFGNYIFPILIWTSYKDKSEYVNHHGKQALNFQLSLLLYTLVLALIAIPIFVTVFLQNLPMEAVFNDEDFIIRNFDFNGNIALLSIGATAVLLFGVLKFVEFFLVIYASIKASNGELYKYPLTIPFIK; encoded by the coding sequence ATGGAAACAACAACACCACTCATCATGGAAACGACCTCAGAAAAGAACACTGCAACGTTCACACATTTAAGTACATTAAGTCAGTACATCATTCCGTTTGGGAATTATATTTTCCCAATATTGATCTGGACGAGTTACAAAGACAAATCAGAATATGTAAATCATCACGGAAAGCAAGCTTTAAATTTTCAATTGAGTCTTTTGCTTTATACGTTAGTTCTGGCTCTGATTGCAATTCCGATTTTCGTTACTGTTTTTTTACAGAACCTTCCAATGGAAGCTGTTTTTAACGACGAAGATTTTATCATCAGAAACTTTGACTTTAATGGAAATATTGCTCTTTTAAGTATTGGAGCAACAGCAGTTTTACTTTTTGGAGTATTAAAATTTGTTGAATTCTTTTTAGTGATTTATGCTTCAATAAAAGCGTCAAACGGAGAATTATACAAGTATCCGTTAACGATTCCTTTTATCAAATAA
- the trxB gene encoding thioredoxin-disulfide reductase codes for MSDTIEKIKCLIIGSGPAGYTAAIYAARANMNPVLYQGMQPGGQLTTTNEVENFPGYVDGVTGPEMMIQLQEQAKRFGADIRDGWATKVDFSGDIHKVWINDTIELHCETVIISTGASAKYLGLPSEQHYLQMGGGVSACAVCDGFFYRNQEVVIVGAGDSACEEAHYLSKLCKKVTMLVRSEKFRASKIMEERVRKTENIEILMNHDTVEVLGDNSVVHAIKAKNKTTGEVFDIPATGFFVAIGHKPNTDIFSEYITLDETGYIVNVPGTSKTNVEGVFVAGDAADHVYRQAITAAGTGCMAALDAERYLAAKE; via the coding sequence ATGTCAGATACAATCGAAAAAATTAAATGCCTTATTATTGGTTCTGGTCCGGCGGGTTACACTGCGGCTATTTATGCTGCCAGAGCAAATATGAATCCAGTTTTATATCAGGGAATGCAGCCAGGTGGTCAGTTGACTACAACTAACGAAGTGGAAAATTTTCCAGGATATGTTGATGGTGTTACAGGACCGGAAATGATGATTCAGTTACAAGAACAAGCAAAACGTTTTGGTGCTGATATTCGTGATGGATGGGCTACAAAAGTTGATTTTTCAGGAGATATTCATAAAGTTTGGATTAACGATACAATCGAGTTACACTGTGAAACCGTTATTATTTCTACAGGGGCTTCGGCTAAATATTTAGGCTTGCCATCAGAGCAGCATTATTTGCAAATGGGAGGCGGAGTTTCGGCTTGTGCTGTTTGTGACGGGTTTTTCTACCGTAATCAGGAAGTTGTTATTGTTGGAGCTGGAGATTCAGCTTGTGAGGAAGCACATTACTTGTCTAAACTTTGTAAAAAAGTAACGATGTTGGTAAGAAGTGAAAAATTCAGAGCTTCAAAAATCATGGAAGAACGCGTTCGTAAAACCGAAAATATCGAGATCTTAATGAATCACGATACTGTTGAGGTTTTAGGAGACAACAGCGTAGTACATGCGATAAAAGCAAAAAACAAAACTACCGGAGAAGTTTTTGACATCCCGGCAACCGGATTTTTTGTTGCTATTGGTCATAAACCAAACACCGATATTTTTTCAGAGTACATCACATTGGATGAAACCGGTTATATCGTAAATGTTCCGGGAACTTCTAAAACAAATGTAGAAGGTGTTTTCGTAGCCGGAGATGCTGCCGATCATGTGTACCGTCAGGCAATTACTGCTGCGGGTACCGGATGTATGGCTGCCCTGGATGCAGAGAGATATCTTGCTGCGAAGGAGTAG
- a CDS encoding PspC domain-containing protein gives MNKTVNINLGGMVFHIDEDAYLKLTRYFDAIKRSLTNSSGQDEIIKDIEMRISELLIEKQKSDKHVVGLKDVDEVITVMGQPEDYILEDEEKTSQSFSDYGARKHKKLYRDKEKGMIGGVATGLGHYFGIDAVWIKIIFLIFVFAGFGTGILAYFVLWIVTPEAITTSEKLEMTGEPVTISNIEKKVREEIENLSDKFKNADYDAMGNQVKSGAERISSSFGDFIMTVFKIFAKFLGVILIMSGISVLIMLLIGVFTLGTNVFVDFPWQNFVDAGNFTDYPLWSFGLLMFFAVGIPFFFLTLLGFKLLSPNLKSIGNITKYTLLAIWIIAVAIAISIGIKQATELSYDNKMVEKKAINITAKDTLYVKFRYNDYYAKDLNHHSDFEFVQDSANNQLIYSNDVRLHVLHTDEAAPYIQIEKTARGNSFINAKQRAEKINYKFEINGNRLVLDNYFLTDVKNKFRGQEVDVYLYLPEGQLFKPDASVQDYDASENDFFNLHFSGNYSYKVEGSKIKCLDCPAEENEYGDEYEDTTEENYIEKDTVNGVSIEVNGKEILNAKKTKGKLTTDKNGVVIKIN, from the coding sequence ATGAACAAAACAGTAAATATTAACTTAGGCGGTATGGTTTTTCACATCGATGAAGACGCATATTTAAAACTGACACGCTATTTTGACGCTATAAAACGATCCCTTACCAATTCTTCCGGACAGGACGAAATTATTAAAGATATCGAAATGCGTATTTCTGAATTATTAATTGAGAAACAAAAAAGCGACAAACATGTTGTAGGACTGAAAGACGTTGATGAGGTGATTACCGTTATGGGACAACCTGAAGATTATATCCTTGAAGACGAAGAAAAAACAAGCCAGTCTTTTAGCGACTACGGAGCAAGAAAGCACAAAAAATTGTACCGTGACAAAGAAAAAGGTATGATTGGTGGTGTAGCAACCGGTTTAGGACATTATTTTGGAATTGATGCAGTTTGGATCAAGATTATCTTCTTAATATTTGTTTTCGCAGGTTTTGGAACCGGAATCTTAGCTTACTTTGTTCTTTGGATTGTGACTCCGGAAGCGATTACTACTTCAGAAAAACTGGAAATGACTGGGGAACCGGTTACCATTTCGAACATTGAAAAAAAAGTTCGCGAAGAAATTGAAAACTTATCTGATAAATTCAAAAATGCAGATTATGACGCAATGGGAAACCAGGTAAAGTCGGGAGCTGAGAGAATAAGTAGTTCATTTGGAGACTTTATCATGACGGTTTTTAAAATATTCGCTAAGTTCTTAGGAGTGATTTTAATTATGTCAGGAATCAGTGTTTTGATCATGTTACTGATTGGTGTTTTCACTTTAGGAACGAACGTTTTTGTTGATTTTCCATGGCAAAACTTTGTAGATGCCGGAAACTTCACAGATTATCCGCTTTGGTCATTTGGTTTATTAATGTTCTTTGCTGTTGGAATTCCATTTTTCTTCCTGACTCTTTTAGGTTTCAAATTGTTATCTCCGAACCTGAAGTCTATTGGAAATATTACCAAATATACTTTGTTAGCAATTTGGATTATTGCAGTTGCAATCGCCATCAGCATCGGAATCAAACAGGCAACTGAGCTTTCTTACGACAATAAAATGGTAGAGAAAAAAGCGATCAACATTACAGCAAAAGATACGCTTTACGTAAAATTCAGATACAATGATTATTATGCAAAAGACCTGAACCACCATAGTGATTTCGAATTTGTACAGGACTCAGCCAACAATCAATTGATCTATTCTAACGATGTTCGCTTGCATGTTTTACATACAGATGAGGCTGCACCTTACATTCAAATTGAAAAAACAGCCAGAGGTAACTCGTTTATCAACGCGAAACAGAGAGCAGAAAAAATCAATTACAAGTTTGAGATTAACGGAAATCGTTTAGTTTTGGATAATTATTTTCTGACAGATGTAAAAAACAAATTCAGAGGACAGGAAGTGGATGTATACTTGTACTTACCTGAAGGACAGTTGTTCAAACCAGATGCATCTGTACAGGATTACGACGCTTCTGAAAATGATTTTTTCAACTTACACTTTAGCGGTAACTACAGCTACAAAGTAGAAGGTTCAAAAATTAAATGCCTTGACTGCCCTGCCGAAGAGAATGAGTATGGGGACGAATATGAGGATACAACTGAAGAAAATTACATCGAGAAAGATACCGTAAATGGAGTTTCCATTGAAGTGAACGGAAAAGAAATTTTAAACGCAAAGAAAACCAAAGGAAAATTAACCACTGATAAAAACGGAGTTGTAATCAAAATTAACTAG
- a CDS encoding head GIN domain-containing protein, giving the protein MIKIIIHITKFIIAAVTALLFASCNFNVNTIKGSGNVTTEKRIVQGNFTKVSVSTAIDLIIIQSDSTEIVVEADDNIQQEIITKVENGTLYVKCKQGSFRDITKKKVTVKMPVIDKLESSSAATITSKGLIQGQDINLEASSASTLNVNIESDNITCDSDSGSSIGLEGKALKMQVSASSGGSINAHKLFANDIHAEASSGGDINVHPIVNLKAAASSGGTINYDITPKTIEKTASSGGTISKE; this is encoded by the coding sequence ATGATAAAAATAATCATTCATATTACAAAATTCATTATTGCAGCAGTTACTGCATTATTGTTTGCCTCTTGTAACTTTAATGTGAATACTATTAAAGGAAGCGGAAATGTTACTACTGAAAAAAGAATTGTTCAGGGCAATTTTACGAAAGTATCGGTTAGTACTGCAATCGATCTGATTATTATCCAATCTGATTCTACGGAAATTGTTGTTGAAGCAGATGATAACATCCAACAGGAAATCATAACAAAAGTGGAGAATGGAACTTTATATGTTAAATGCAAACAAGGCTCTTTCCGTGATATTACCAAGAAAAAAGTAACGGTAAAAATGCCTGTTATTGATAAATTAGAATCTTCAAGTGCTGCCACGATTACGAGCAAAGGCCTGATTCAGGGTCAGGATATTAATCTCGAAGCTTCAAGTGCTTCAACATTAAATGTAAATATCGAATCGGATAACATTACTTGTGATTCAGACAGCGGAAGTTCTATTGGACTGGAAGGAAAAGCATTAAAAATGCAGGTCTCAGCTTCAAGCGGCGGTAGTATCAATGCTCATAAATTATTTGCAAATGATATTCATGCAGAAGCTTCAAGCGGAGGAGATATAAATGTTCACCCAATTGTAAACCTGAAAGCAGCGGCCAGCAGCGGCGGAACTATCAATTATGACATCACTCCAAAAACAATTGAAAAAACTGCAAGTTCAGGAGGAACGATTAGTAAGGAATAA